A region of Anopheles merus strain MAF chromosome 2R, AmerM5.1, whole genome shotgun sequence DNA encodes the following proteins:
- the LOC121590091 gene encoding protoporphyrinogen oxidase — MTAILGAGISGLAAGHYLLRKTPTLPLTIYEATDRIGGWIRSERSPDHGYVFEAGPRTIRPKGPAASNTLELIEELGLTDQVYSISSNHTAARNRMIYAKGKLNLLPNSLGGVLKTVPPFTKPLYFAAFHDLLAGRSKTALTDESMYSFVERRFGKEIADYAVSSMLCGICAGDAKQISVKFLMKDLFEREQRHGGVIVGLLKEALQNRKKKQSQSVKKPATQMARLADRAKAENWSIYSIRGGLQTLPETLATDLQTKGVSIVTGTKFEELTFDGDRVVLRVDGKEQLLQHLVSSIPSYKLAKHVQKQHPQLASTLSSIPFVDVCVINLRYRRGDLLQQDGFGFLVPPIENLPILGVIFDSCCFDMDDNTVLTVMMGGAWFEQWFGKNPSDEHLLGVALEHIKKILHIEQQPDSYKVNLLRKCIPQYTVGHQDRVKAIRAYVEQHRLPLSLCGASYDGVGVNDVILSARKNVETIQQ; from the coding sequence ATGACTGCCATCCTCGGCGCCGGTATCAGTGGACTGGCGGCAGGCCATTACTTGCTCAGGAAAACACCGACTCTACCTCTTACCATTTACGAAGCGACGGATCGTATCGGTGGTTGGATTCGTTCTGAACGCAGCCCCGACCATGGATACGTGTTTGAAGCCGGACCGCGCACCATTCGCCCTAAGGGCCCGGCGGCAAGCAACACGCTCGAGCTGATAGAAGAACTTGGCCTTACCGATCAGGTGTACTCCATAAGCTCCAACCATACGGCCGCCCGGAATCGTATGATTTACGCGAAGGGCAAATTGAATCTGCTTCCCAACTCACTCGGAGGCGTGCTGAAAACGGTGCCGCCCTTCACGAAACCTCTGTACTTTGCCGCCTTTCACGATCTGCTGGCCGGCCGATCCAAAACTGCGCTGACCGATGAATCTATGTATTCGTTCGTGGAACGAAGGTTCGGCAAGGAGATTGCGGACTATGCGGTCAGCTCGATGCTGTGCGGCATTTGTGCCGGGGACGCAAAACAGATCAGCGTTAAATTTCTCATGAAAGATCTTTTCGAGCGCGAACAGCGCCATGGCGGTGTAATTGTGGGGCTGCTCAAGGAGGCACTTCAGAAtcggaaaaagaaacaatcgCAGAGTGTTAAAAAGCCCGCCACTCAGATGGCACGGTTGGCCGATAGGGCAAAGGCGGAGAATTGGAGCATCTATTCGATCCGTGGCGGATTGCAGACGTTGCCGGAAACGTTGGCCACCGATCTGCAGACGAAGGGCGTATCGATCGTAACGGGCACCAAGTTCGAAGAGCTTACCTTCGACGGAGACCGGGTGGTGCTGCGGGTCGATGGGAAGGAGCAGCTGTTGCAGCACCTCGTTAGCAGCATCCCGAGCTACAAGCTGGCCAAGCACGTCCAGAAGCAACACCCCCAGCTGGCCAGCACGCTTAGCAGCATCCCGTTTGTGGACGTGTGCGTGATCAATCTGCGGTACCGGAGGGGCGATTTGTTGCAGCAAGATGGCTTCGGCTTTTTGGTGCCTCCGATCGAAAACCTACCGATACTGGGTGTCATTTTCGACAGCTGCTGCTTCGACATGGACGACAACACGGTGCTGACTGTGATGATGGGAGGAGCGTGGTTCGAGCAGTGGTTCGGGAAAAACCCGTCCGACGAGCATTTGCTCGGGGTCGCACTCGAGCACATTAAGAAGATCTTGCACATTGAGCAGCAGCCCGACAGCTACAAGGTAAACTTGCTACGCAAATGCATTCCTCAGTACACCGTTGGCCATCAGGATCGGGTGAAGGCCATCCGGGCGTATGTAGAGCAGCATCGGCTTCCGCTCTCGCTGTGCGGTGCTTCGTACGACGGTGTCGGCGTGAACGACGTTATACTATCTGCTAGGAAGAATGTTGAGACGATACAACAATAA